A single region of the Blattabacterium cuenoti genome encodes:
- a CDS encoding Mur ligase family protein — protein sequence MKKKFIVVLGGGESGIGAAMLAKKNGLKTFLSDSKMIIKKYKKILIKNKISFEENGHTENIISKKAIKVIKSPGISRKSSFIKKIDSIGIPIESELEFGKSYLDNSYIIGITGSNGKTTTSSIIYKILKKKGMNVGIAGNIGRSFSKEVIKKKIFMY from the coding sequence ATGAAAAAAAAATTTATAGTAGTATTGGGAGGAGGAGAAAGTGGAATAGGAGCCGCTATGTTAGCTAAAAAAAATGGATTAAAAACATTTTTATCTGATTCTAAAATGATTATAAAAAAATATAAAAAAATTTTAATAAAAAATAAAATTTCTTTTGAAGAAAATGGGCATACAGAAAACATCATTTCTAAAAAAGCGATAAAAGTGATAAAAAGTCCTGGAATTTCTAGAAAAAGTTCTTTTATAAAAAAAATTGATTCTATAGGAATTCCTATAGAATCAGAATTAGAATTTGGAAAAAGTTATTTAGATAACTCCTATATCATAGGAATTACAGGAAGTAATGGAAAAACAACAACAAGTTCCATTATTTATAAAATTCTTAAAAAAAAAGGAATGAATGTAGGAATAGCAGGAAATATTGGACGTAGTTTTTCTAAAGAAGTTATAAAAAAAAAGATATTTATGTATTAG
- the murD gene encoding UDP-N-acetylmuramoyl-L-alanine--D-glutamate ligase gives MSNFQLDDCSNFRLNIAVLLNITKDHLNRYDNFENYIYSKFKIAIFQKKKDIFIYNYDDPIIKNGLKKYPILSNCIPFSIKEELHIGAYIRGDKIFIKNKKNKEIYFINVKDIPLIGDHNLYNVMASLIISEIFNVKKKSIISILSKLKPIEHRMEKIQNINGVQFINDSKATNVNAVFYALKSINPPIIWIAGGEDKGNDYIELISLVKEKVKAIIFLGKNNKKINNFFKNIIDIIFVTNSIKKAVYMAYLLSSYGDHILLSPACSSFDLFKDYKERGNKFKQEVRKLSNKYDKNRYYF, from the coding sequence GTGAGTAATTTTCAATTGGATGATTGTTCCAATTTTCGTTTAAATATTGCAGTATTATTAAATATTACAAAAGATCATTTAAATAGATATGATAACTTTGAAAATTACATTTATTCTAAATTTAAAATAGCAATTTTTCAAAAAAAGAAAGATATTTTTATTTATAATTATGATGACCCTATCATAAAAAATGGATTGAAAAAGTATCCTATTCTATCTAATTGTATTCCTTTTTCTATAAAGGAAGAATTACATATTGGTGCTTACATTAGAGGAGATAAAATATTTATTAAAAATAAAAAAAATAAAGAAATATATTTTATAAATGTGAAAGATATTCCTTTAATAGGAGATCATAATCTATATAATGTGATGGCTTCATTAATTATATCTGAAATATTTAACGTTAAAAAAAAATCAATAATTTCCATACTATCAAAATTAAAACCTATAGAACATCGTATGGAGAAAATACAAAATATAAATGGAGTACAATTCATTAACGATTCTAAAGCCACTAATGTAAATGCTGTTTTTTATGCATTAAAAAGTATAAATCCCCCTATTATATGGATAGCAGGGGGAGAAGATAAAGGAAATGATTATATAGAATTAATTTCTTTGGTTAAAGAAAAAGTAAAAGCTATAATTTTTTTAGGAAAAAATAATAAAAAAATTAATAATTTTTTTAAAAATATAATTGATATTATTTTTGTAACAAACAGTATAAAAAAGGCTGTTTATATGGCTTATCTTTTATCTTCTTATGGAGATCATATTTTATTATCTCCTGCTTGTTCTAGCTTTGATCTTTTTAAGGATTATAAGGAAAGAGGAAATAAATTTAAACAAGAAGTAAGAAAACTTTCCAATAAATATGATAAAAATAGATATTATTTTTAA